A region of the Cricetulus griseus strain 17A/GY chromosome 7, alternate assembly CriGri-PICRH-1.0, whole genome shotgun sequence genome:
GATAAGCAAGGGTTGGGCAACttctccttttgtcttttcttacctCCTTGATTGCCTCCTATCACCTGTGAATCATAAATGTGAGACTCAAAATCCACCACAAAGAaccctttcttgttctttcattgtaGATGGGATCAATTCATCCACATGCTGCTATGTCAAGAAACCAAAGATCCCCAAGAAGTATCTTGAGAGCTACAAAAAGATCACCAGTAGTCACTGTCCCTGGGAAGCTGTGATGTGAGTACACACCACCTGCCTTTGTTCCCCCAGTGCTAAGTCACTCCCAGAGGCAGTGGATAGGACCACACACTCAAGGCACAAAGACTCTAACGCAAACTCAGATAGTCTTCAATGGGAAAACTGAAACTCAACACTTCAGAGCCACCCGTTCAGGACTTCTCTCTCCATCCAGGAGCCAGGGCAGGCAGGAGGGGCTTACCTTTGGCCAGTAAAGAATGCATCTTTCCATTAGGCCCTTCCTCTGTCttaccttctccctcctccttccccggGGTAATGTCATCAATTTGGGGTAATGCACCAGGCAGGTACTCACAGAATAAGTCACATACTCTCTAACAGAGCACTCTCCCCACAGCTTCAAGACCAAGAAGGGTATAGAACTCTGTACTAAAGCCGATGAGCCGTGGGTCCAGGATGCCATGGAGTACTTGGACAGGAAAACCCAAACTCCAAAGCCTTGAAGACTCGTACCTGAACAGGAACCAACCCAGgagacaagaaacaaaaactcTGCACCCTTGTCTTTTCTGAGAACTGTGCTAAGATAGGCTGATTCTACCTCTAAGGGGTAGAAGCTGTCTGAAGGAATGTGAAGCAATAACACTTAAGGAATTATCTCtaagttattaatattttatttaatttgctgTGCACTTTGGTGTGATTTGAATGTAAAGCCCTGGACACCTCCCATCACTTTAATGTTGTTTTATCTGCAGAATGTTTCCCCCTTTACTTTGCTCTGGTATTGTGAAGGGGCTTTGCAAGAATTAGCACAGAGATTTTGCTCCAAAGCATTTAAGATAAAATCATAATGCTATGATACTGTGGAGTTTTTGTATGCGTGACTATTGAAtcttcatataaatatatttttacataaaatccTATCTTTGATGCTGTTTTTTAAGGAACATAACAAAATTGGGGGGATGAACAGAGTGGCAAGGAGCAGGGCATGGGTGCAGAGGGAGGGGCTGTAGATGGCTGAACTTAGTTGGGAAAGCCAGTCAGAATGGGATCAGACAAAACCATGTCCAGTTTTGCCTCTGACAGCTGACATCAGCCTAATCACTTTACCAGATACCCTTTCACTTCCCAAAGCTGTGGCTTTTCATACAACTTATTGCACCAGACTCCTGTCTGCTTGGTCTCCTCACAGTTCCCCAGTCCCTCCAGTCCAGAATATTACAGACATTCCAGCTTTGAGAATAGATATACCAGACCAATATGACCTTGCAAATTCCCTTTCACATCAGGGAACCATAACTCTTCAAACAGTTCTGCCCCAGCCAGTCAGAAGGTGGCAGGGAAAATGAAGGCGGGGCACCCCACGTACGATTCTGACAGATCCCTGCACCTTCCCGCTGAGCCTCCACTAAAGCCATGGGTAGAAACAGAAGGTGTCAGGAGAGAACCCACACCTTCATGGCAAGCTGCCAATGCACCAGTGACCATGCTCCAAGGTTCTCCCTCTCCTGCAGCCTCCAGCCTGTCCTCATCTCAACACAGCAGCAAGCTGTGCTTCAAATCCTAAAACGGCCACCAGGAGGCAGACTAGTCTCACCCAAATTAGCAACTTCCTGTCATTTCATAGCCATGAAAGTGGAGTTGGAAAGGAAGGAATACATATCACACCACAATAATATTCAACGAGCCCTGTGGGTCAGGTCAAGGTCAGGCAGATCACAGTGAATACACAGTTAAGTGaggaggggtctctctgtgtcaaGGCCAAAAGGATCAGCTCACATGACAAACTTAGAgccccctcttcttttttttattcctttctcttctcttgttttttcttacttgattgtttctgtttccttgcttgtttttctttctgtttttttcttcaaccaaatgtcatgtagcccagattggtaTAAAATTCAATATGTAgcaaagaatgaccttgaattctaaTCCTCCAACCTCTCTTCCAGTGTGTGGAATTACAGTTGTGTGACCCTACAGACAATTGCTGCAGTGAtagggaatcaaacccaaggcttcactcatgccaggcaagcattctacctacCTAGTGAGATATACCACTAGCCTACCTCTTCATTTTAaggatttaaataaaatcttgtttGTCTTCATCTATGCCAAAGATACCTTATCTCCTTTAGGCATGAATAATTAGAGAGAAATTCCAGACTATGACCAGAAAGAGGGTGAGCCAAAACTGGGCACCGAGGTCAATGGAATTCAAAGATTAGATGGGTTATAACCACTAATGTGCCTAGTAGTCTTTGGTAGTTACTAACCTGACAGTTCTCTATAAATGAGAGTGTGCAGTAGTTCCACAGCCCTCATACTGGCACCAACATCACTTAGACActcaaaaacataacaaacataATCCATCACAGATGTCCAAGTGCTGCCACCAAAGATACTAACCAGGAGTTGTGGGTGGGAAAGATGTCCCTTTTGCCTTCTAAGGCGTTCTCCTTCAGGTCTGGGGATTATTGGTAGGACACATTTGAGGGTCcctcatattctttctttctttattacagGACTTCTCCTGTCATCTCTGTTTTAGACATGAAGGGAATCCTTTGCTTGAAATTTCTCCCCTTTCATCCTAAAGTGGCAGAGACCGTGAGTACCTATCCTACATCCATGGACCCTTCCAAAGCACCAAATCTGTCAGAGTCTGTCCACAGAAATCTTAGCTCCAAAGGGAAATTTTGCAAAACGTGTGTTGATAGTGTGTTGATTGTTTCTGTCTGCATTTGTCAAAGTATTGCTGTAAGGAAAACAGTTTAGGAAAGAACTGGCTGTCCTTGAGCTATAGGCAAGAGAATGAAGCCCACAAATTCAGGATTTATACCTCAGAAAATGAAATCTGTGTATGGGTacaaatctctgtctctctgtctctctgtctctctgtctctctgtctctctgtctctctctctctctctctctctctctctctctctctctctctctctctgtgtgtgtgtgtgtgtgtgtctgtctgtctgtctgtctgtctgtctgtctgtctgtctctcccctccccaggtAAAAAAATCCTCTTCACTGGATGAAGCGACAGGGTAAAATTCAGATACAAAATATAGCTTTGTTATACAAGCCTAATGTCTCACTAAGAAGTGAGAAATGACACCCTCTGGGAGCAGTggataggggatgggatagggagatggtggggagaatgggaagacaggagggacagagaactgctattggtatgtaaaataagattgtttttaatttaaagaaaaaataagtgagaaataaaacatacatttagGAACTGGCTGAGTACCAAGAGGAGAAACATCCAAAGGTATtgaaaaaatcaaactaaattgTCAATGAAGCCATGAGTGAGCCCAGACCCACTAAAAGCTACTGCCAATTCAAAATGAGCACAGTCCCCAAGTCTGCAGAGCACCCCCAAGATAAGTAGCATTTATCTGAGGGCCTTGTGAAGGAATGATAGCCACTGGAGTAAGGGACCAAATGGTGTAAGCCACTTTCAGACCTGGTCCCTGCAAACACACCATAATTGAAGTTTCCCTCCTAACATGGTGACCTTAGGACAATGGGACTCAAAGATTAGACTGTGCCTCATATCCCTGGTCCCCCCACAAATCAAAATATGTAGACTATGAATAGCTCTCACACTAACATTAGacacttattaaaaaaaaaaccacaaagatgAAAATGCCAGCAACAAGGATTCCAACAGGGAGTGTTGGGCAGAGAAGTTGACCCTTGCTTGAATGAAGATATATGAATTtagaatttctttaaaaacaacagaagtaCTGGGGCTTGACAAGGATAGTATGAGCTGATTCTTTGGGGGCTTGAGTACAAATTTTGAGGTCTATCTTCAATGCCCCATTCAACAGTTGCCAaggtgaaggaaagaaaatgaaggatctCACCAGGGCAACCAGAAGCCAAGATTCAAAGGCAGAAGAGTGTTCATAGAGGAAAGAGCCAAGACTCGAAGGGCTGTGCGGTTGCTGCGGAGCCCTGTCAATCACGGAGCTGAATGCACTATGCACTATGCTTACCTTCTAAAACCTGACACATTGTGTAGAAATGACTTGTTTCAGCACACAGGGCACTGGACAAGGTGGATCCAAATCCTCATCTGACAGAAAGGCTATGCCATACCAAGGGACCCCACACACTTTAGATGATGGATGCTGTGTCACCATAGGAACTGAGCCATCCTTCCTAGGGGTTAATTGTGGTGATAGTTGATATTCATTGTGATCTCAACAGGGTCTAGAAACACCCAGGAGacaaacttctctctctctgtgtgtgtgtgtgtgtgtgtgtgtgtgtgtgtgtgtgtgtgtgtttgtgaaggaATTgctagattaggttaactgagttGGAAAGACCCTCCCTAAGTGAAGGTAATACCACTCCAAGGGTTGGGGttctggactgaataaaaggaaGAACATGAACTGAGCACCAGTGTCCATCTCTCTCTACTTGCTGACTGCAGATACAGTGTGATCAATTGCCACACATCTTCCACCCTGATGGACTGAACCCTCACACCGTGATCCAAAATTAACTTGTCCTTCTTCAGTTGTTTTTATCAGGTGCTTCTtctcagcaatgagaaaaatcatAACTACTATAGCTCTGTTCTGTCTATGGGATATGTGGGAAGGACAGACTGATGGAAACATACTCCTCAACAGGCATTCATGCTCCTCTTAATTCCTTAGTCTAGAGACACATCAGAGTCACATGAGTAGTCAAGGCCaatgacatgcaggcagaagtgaTGCAATCTGCTTTCATGCCTGGTTCTGTAAACTATGTCTCAGTAAATGCAGAGACATCAGTCCAGGTCACTGCCGTGGTTTTCACTCATCCTTAGTCTCTGAAGCTCTATTTTTCAGAAAGTAAGTCGATTGAGAATTATCCAGCTGCAATGCAACCACAAGTAGGTCTTGCTGAGATTGGGTAGAGATTGATATGATTGTTATTGAGGACTGGCCAGTATTACTGTGACCAGTGGATCTAGGGATCTAGCTGCTGTGCACATCAGTGTCCCATCTTTGTGTAAGAGGAGACTTGATAGCCCCAAAGAAATATG
Encoded here:
- the LOC100763261 gene encoding C-C motif chemokine 7 codes for the protein MKVSVMLLCLLLTAAAFIIHTQAQPDGINSSTCCYVKKPKIPKKYLESYKKITSSHCPWEAVIFKTKKGIELCTKADEPWVQDAMEYLDRKTQTPKP